The region GAGTGGTTTTCCCGGATCAACCGGTACGCCGCCGAGCGGGGAATCAACATGCAGCACTACATCAACTCGTCGGGCCTCAAGGAGATGATCGAAGGGACCTCCATCGCCCACGAGTTCCGGAAGATATACGCCTGCTCGTTCCTCTACGACGTGGACGGGGTGGCCTACTGGCCTGCCGTGGCGGTGAACTACACCAACAAGACCCAGTTCATCTTCAAGATCAACAAGGGGGTGGAGTCGGTCTACGACAGTCACGAGGTGAACCGCTTCATCGAGGAGGAGAAGCGGCCCGTGCCCTTCGGCCGCATGATCTACATCGGCGACGGAACGACCGACATCCCCTGCATGAAGCTGGTCAAGCAGCAGGGCGGCCACTCGATCGCCGTCTACAATCCCTGTTCGGGCGACAAGCGCTTTGCCATGGAGGGGCTGATCCGCGACAACCGGGTGAGCTACGTCTGTCCGGCGGACTACTCGCCGGGCAGTCCGATCGACACCCTCGTGAAGACCATCATAGACAAAATCGAGGCCGACCTGCGGCTCAGCCGTCTGGTCACGCAGCCCGATGCGCCGGAAAGTTCCTGCGGCGGGGGTGTGACGCCGATGGCCGGTCCCGGTACGCTTTTTTAACCCACGGACATGAAGATCATTTTTGCGACCAATAACGCCCACAAACTCTCCGAAGTGCAGGAGATGCTGGGGGAGCGGTTCCGGCTGGTCACTCCGCGCGAGTGCGGGGTGACGGAGGAGATTCCGGAAGAGGAGCCTACGCTGGAGGGCAATGCGCTCGAAAAGGCGCGCTACCTGTACCGGAGGACGGGGGCGGACTGTTTCGCCGACGACACCGGACTGGAAGTGGATGCGCTCGGGGGGGCTCCCGGCGTCCGCTCTGCCCGTTATGCCCCGGGCGAAGGGCACGATTTCGCCGCCAATACGGCGTTTCTGCTGAAAAACATGGAACAGGTGCCGGACGGGGAGCGTACGGCGCGGTTCCGCACGGTGATCGCCCTGATTCTCGGTGGACGGGAGTACCTGTTCGAGGGAGAGGTGCGGGGCGTCATCCTGCGGGCTCCCGACGGGGAGGGGGGATTCGGCTACGATCCGGTGTTTCTGCCCGACGGCTGCGACCGTACCTTTGCCCGGATGGACACGCATGCCAAGAATGCGATCAGCCACCGGGGACGGGCCGTGGCCCGTCTGGCGGCTTTTCTGAAGGAGCGTTTCGCATAGGGAGGGCCGGATGAAGAGTTACAAGGCCCGCGGGGTCGTGCTCCATACCGTGAAGTACGGCGACAGTTCGCTGGTGGTCTATCTGCTGACCGATCTGCTGGGGCGCCAGAACTATCTGGTGCAGGGCGTCCGCAGCGTGAGGGGCAAGGGCAACAAGGGCGCCTTTTTCCAGCCGATGTTCCTCGTGGAGTTCGAGGGGCTGGAGCCGCCCCGCGGGCAGATGCACCGCATGAAGGAGGTGCGTATGCCGGTGCCGCTGTCGTCGCTTCCGTTCGATGTCCGCAAGAGCACCATCTCTCTCTTTATGGCCGAGGTGCTCTACCGTCTGATCCGGGAGGTGGAGCCCAACAGTTCCCTGTTCGATTTCGTCGCGGGGGCGGTGGTGGCGCTCGACTCCCTGGAGGAGGGAGTGTCCAATTTCCACCTCTGGTTTCTGGTGCGTCTGAGCGCCTTCCTGGGATTCTATCCCGGCAACGAATACCTGCCGGGCGGCTGGTTCGACATCCGCGAGGGGCTGTTCAGCCCCGTGATGCCCCAGCACCGGCTGATGCTTTCGCCCGAACATGCGGAGATACTCCACCGGATGATGACCTGCGACGTGAAGGAGCTGGGCGATGTCCGTCTGGCGCGGGGACAGCGTTCGGATTTCCTGAACGCCATGCTCACCTATTTCGGCTACCATCTCGATTCGATCCACCGCGTGCAGTCGATCCCGATCCTGCGGGACGTCTTCTGATTCTGCGGGCGGTTGCTGTCTCTGGTCCCGCCTCCTTGTCCGGCGGGGATCTTTCCTACGGTCCGTTTCCGGAAAAAAAGCCCCGGCCGCGGGATGGTACGGTCGGGGCTTTTTTCCGGGGTTCCGGTTCTTGGAAGCGGCGTTCCCGTCAGAAACGGACACCGAAAGAGAGCGTCACCAGGTGGCGTGTACGCTCGGGGGTGAGGTAACCGCTCTGGGAGATCGCCTCGTAACCGGGCTCCTTGTAGTAGAAGAGGTCGTACGAGGTGAATTTCTCGTTCATATAGGTGTAGGCCAGGTCGAGGGAGATGATCCCTTTGCGGTACCCGATACCGGCCGAGACGTTATAACTGCGTTCGCCCACCGGCCCGTCGAACACGCGGTCGTCATCGCGCAGCATGGAGCCGTAGTAGGCATAGCCGGCCCGCAGGGCCAGCGAGGGCAGGGGTTTGAATTCGGCTCCCACGCGTACGTTGTCGGCTCCCTTGAAAATCTCCTTGGCCGCCGCCTTGTAATCGTCCCGCCAGCCGTCCTTGTCGCTGATGCGCATGCCGTTGTACCATACCCGTTCGTAGTCGGCCGAGATGACGCCCACGTTGCCGAACGTGTAGGAGATTCCCGTCAGCAGCCGCGGGGGCGAGGAGAAGCGGTAGTCGTAGGAGAGCAGATTGGTCTCCGCGAAGTGCCTCTGCCCGTCGTTGAGTTCGGTCTGCATGTCGGCCCCGTACTCCTGGTCTACCGAGACGAAGGAGGGGGAGTGGAACGCCACGCCGACCCGCAGTCCGCCTGCGGGCCGCACGATGATGCCCAGTTTGAAGTCGACGGCCGTGCCGGTGTATTTCACGTGCTGGCCGTAGTACATGTTATACAGGTATCCGCCGTAGTTGGGCAGCTCCTTGTCGTTGACGTACTGTTCGCTGTATATTTCGTCTTGCCGGTAGTAGATGTCCTGGATCCCGATGCCCAGACCCACGTAGACCCGGTTGTTGAAGTTCATGCCCGCCGAGATGTTGTACTCTCCGATCGACCCTTTCGTCCGGCTTTGCAGCAGGTGGTCCACGTCGGTCAGGACGCCCGGACCCGATCCGGGATTGAACGGGTTGTAGGGGTTGACGGTCGTTAGGTCGTATTCGTCGTTTTCATCGGCCGGGTCGATCATGTAGGCCTTGTAGCCCAGGATGCCTCCCCACATGGAGGTCGGGAAGTCCCCGTAGGAGTAGTCCCTGCTGAGGTCGGCTTCGGGGATTCCGTCCAGCTGCCGTTCGAAAATCTGTCCGATGGTGTAGTTGTCGTGCGGAAGCCCCACGGTCGAGCGGTAGTTGAAATCGGCCCGGCGGTTGTAGCCGAAGCCGAAGGTGAAGCTGGTCAGCGCTCCCGAACCCTGGTAGAGGTTGAGGGCCAGGCTGACGTTGGTCGGCACGAACCGGGTGCGGTTGTAATCCTCCCTCCACAGGTCGCCCGGGTAACTTTCGTGCGTGCTGTTGGTCTCCACGGCCAGCGAGAGTCCGAACTCCGAGGCGCGGTACATGCCCAGTCCCGCGGGGTTGATGCCCATCGAGGCGAGGTCGCCGCCCAGCGAGGTGAAGGCTCCGGCCATGGCCGACGAACGGGCCGTCCCGTAGGCGTAGTTGCGCTGGGAAAACATCTTCATGGTGGTCAGGTCGAAATAGGAGACCCCGAGCAGTTTGCCGCCCAGCACGGCGTCGTTGCTGATTCCCTGCGCCCCCGCCGTGGCGACCGTAGCGGCGCACAGGGCGCCTGTGATCCATATCTTCGTTTTCATCGTCCGATTGTCGTTAAGTGGTACATGTCGTTGTGCACGGAATTATCTGCCCCGTCCGCCGCCGCCGCGCGAACCGCCGCCGTAGCTGCCGCCGCCGCCCGAGGGTGTGCTGTGCGAACCCGAACCGCCGCCGGGACGGTACGTGCTTCCGCTGTTGCTGTTGCTCGGCCGGCTGTACCGGTAACCCGGCGTCGAGGAGTTGTCCTTGTCGTAGCGGTTACGGTAGCCGCTGTTGTAGCTGCCCGCGTTGTTGCGCGTGTTGGAGCGGTAGCCGGTCGAGGAGCCGTAGCGGTTGCCGCCGTTGTTGTAGGGCCGGTAGTTGGGCCGGTAGGTCACGTCCGGCCGCGAATAGTAGCCGCCTCCCCAGTGGTGGTGTCCTCCCCAGTAGGGGTAGCCCCAACCCCAGTGGGGATAATAACCCCAGCTGTAATAGGGGCCCCAGTAGGGACGGTTCCACCAGGGCGAGCCCCAGCCCCAGTAGGGGTCGTACCAGCTCCAGTAGCTGCCCCAGTAGGGATAACCCCAGCCCAGGTTGATGTTGACGTTGACGGGCGATGCGCCCCAGTAGCCGAACATCGAGGTGATGTATTTGGGCTCCACCCACACCTCGTCGCCCATGACCATCACGTTGTAGAACGAGGGATCGTAGGCCGAGGCATAGTTCGCCGCATCGCTGATCTTGAAGTTGTAATAGCTGGAGGGCATTTTGTAGGTCGGCGAATTGAAGCCCCGCAGACGGCGGGCATAGGCATCGTCATAGGTGTCCGCCAGCACGTCCTCGTAGGGATTGCCGGTATATTTCCGGAGATACTCCCCCTCCATTTTCGCCTCGGCCAGCGCCGCGGTCTCCGCTGCCTTGCGGGCCTGTTCCTGTTCGAGGGCTTCCTGGCGGGCGATGGCCTGCCGGTCGTGTATCCCGTACAGGTCGTCCGCGACCGCGCGGGACGACGGGGAGGTGTAGAGGGTCGCCGAACATCCGCTGAGCCCGATGAGCGCGATGCCCGCGGCGATCATTCCCAGATAAGATGCTGCTGTTCTCATAATGTCGTGTTTTATACCGTTTCTTTACTAACGAAAACCGTACCGGAAAGTTGTGCCGGCCGCCGGTTTCCTTATTTATATATAAGACGTGGAAACGATGCGTTTTGTTGCACATTCCGGCGCCTGTTTTTGCCGTTTCGCCCCCGGGTCCGGCAGAAACCGGAGACTCCTTCGCAATCAAAGGTAACCAAATTGTGCGAAATTGTGAAAAATTTCTACCTTTGCGTGATAAATTCGATTCGATTATGGCAAAAGAGCTGAAAGAGCTGACCCGCCGGGAGGAGAACTACTCGCAGTGGTACAACGATCTGGTGGTGAAAGCCGGACTGGCCGAGAATTCGGCCGTACGGGGTTGCATGGTGATCAAACCCTACGGATATGCGATCTGGGAGAAGATGCAGCGTGCGCTGGACCAGATGTTCAAGGACACCGGGCACGAAAACGCCTATTTCCCGCTCTTCATTCCGAAGTCCTTTTTCAGCAAGGAGGCCCACCATGTGGAGGGCTTCGCCAAGGAGTGCGCCGTGGTGACGCACTATCGTCTGAAGAACGATCCCGAGGGGAAAGGGGTGATCGTCGATCCCGATGCCGAACTGGAAGAGGAGCTGATCGTGCGTCCCACCTCGGAGACCATCATCTGGAATACCTACAAGAACTGGATACAGTCCTACCGCGACCTGCCCGTGCTCTGCAACCAGTGGGCCAACGTGGTGCGGTGGGAGATGCGCACCCGTCTGTTCCTGCGCACGGCCGAGTTCCTCTGGCAGGAGGGCCACACGGCCCATGCCACCCGCGAGGAGGCGATGGAGGAGGCCCGCAGGATGATCCACGTTTACCAGGACTTCGCGGAGAACTGGATGGGCGTGCCGGTCATCGTAGGCCACAAGAGCGAAAACGAACGGTTCGCCGGGGCCGAGGACACCCTCACGATCGAGGCCCTGATGCAGGACGGCAAGGCGCTGCAAAGCGGTACGTCGCACTTCCTGGGGCAGAACTTCGCCAAGGCGTTCGACGTGCAGTTCGTGAACCGGGAAGGGAAGCTCGATTACGTATGGGCTACGTCGTGGGGCGTTTCCACCCGTCTGATGGGGGCCCTGATCATGGCCCACTCGGACAATAACGGGCTGGTGCTGCCGCCGAAACTGGCGCCGATCCAGGTGGTGATGATACCTATATATAAAGGACCCGAGGAACTGGCGGCCATCCGGGAGAAGCTGGGGGCCATCGCCGCCGAACTCAAACAGCGGGGGATCAGCGTCAAGCTGGACGACCGCGACAACGTGCGTTCGGGATTCAAGTTCGCCGAGTACGAGCTCAAGGGCGTTCCCGTCCGTCTGGCGATGGGACCCCGCGATCTGGCCGGAGGGACGATCGAGCTGGTGCGCCGCGACACGCTCGCCAAGGAGACCGTTCCGCAGGAGGGGCTGGCCGACCGGATCGAGGGACTGATGACCGAAATCCAGCAGAACATCTTCGACAAGGCGCTGAAGTTCCGGGAGAGCATGATTACCCGGGTGGACACCTACGACGAGTTCAAGCGCGTGCTCGACGAGAAGGGCGGCTTCGTGCTGGCCCACTGGGACGGCACCGTGGAGACCGAGGTGGCGATCAAGGAGCAGACGAAGGCCACGATCCGCTGTATTCCCGTGGACGCACCCGAGGAGGAGGGTGCCTGCATCTATTCCGGCAGACCTTCGCATCGCCGT is a window of Gallalistipes aquisgranensis DNA encoding:
- a CDS encoding HAD family hydrolase, producing MEQKPTVALIYDFDGTLSAGNMQEYDFIPAVGKSNKEFWLESNETARLQDADPILAYMFKMIHEAKAKGLSLRKEAFRASGAKITLYKGVREWFSRINRYAAERGINMQHYINSSGLKEMIEGTSIAHEFRKIYACSFLYDVDGVAYWPAVAVNYTNKTQFIFKINKGVESVYDSHEVNRFIEEEKRPVPFGRMIYIGDGTTDIPCMKLVKQQGGHSIAVYNPCSGDKRFAMEGLIRDNRVSYVCPADYSPGSPIDTLVKTIIDKIEADLRLSRLVTQPDAPESSCGGGVTPMAGPGTLF
- the rdgB gene encoding RdgB/HAM1 family non-canonical purine NTP pyrophosphatase, encoding MKIIFATNNAHKLSEVQEMLGERFRLVTPRECGVTEEIPEEEPTLEGNALEKARYLYRRTGADCFADDTGLEVDALGGAPGVRSARYAPGEGHDFAANTAFLLKNMEQVPDGERTARFRTVIALILGGREYLFEGEVRGVILRAPDGEGGFGYDPVFLPDGCDRTFARMDTHAKNAISHRGRAVARLAAFLKERFA
- the recO gene encoding DNA repair protein RecO, with the translated sequence MKSYKARGVVLHTVKYGDSSLVVYLLTDLLGRQNYLVQGVRSVRGKGNKGAFFQPMFLVEFEGLEPPRGQMHRMKEVRMPVPLSSLPFDVRKSTISLFMAEVLYRLIREVEPNSSLFDFVAGAVVALDSLEEGVSNFHLWFLVRLSAFLGFYPGNEYLPGGWFDIREGLFSPVMPQHRLMLSPEHAEILHRMMTCDVKELGDVRLARGQRSDFLNAMLTYFGYHLDSIHRVQSIPILRDVF
- a CDS encoding OmpP1/FadL family transporter, with the translated sequence MKTKIWITGALCAATVATAGAQGISNDAVLGGKLLGVSYFDLTTMKMFSQRNYAYGTARSSAMAGAFTSLGGDLASMGINPAGLGMYRASEFGLSLAVETNSTHESYPGDLWREDYNRTRFVPTNVSLALNLYQGSGALTSFTFGFGYNRRADFNYRSTVGLPHDNYTIGQIFERQLDGIPEADLSRDYSYGDFPTSMWGGILGYKAYMIDPADENDEYDLTTVNPYNPFNPGSGPGVLTDVDHLLQSRTKGSIGEYNISAGMNFNNRVYVGLGIGIQDIYYRQDEIYSEQYVNDKELPNYGGYLYNMYYGQHVKYTGTAVDFKLGIIVRPAGGLRVGVAFHSPSFVSVDQEYGADMQTELNDGQRHFAETNLLSYDYRFSSPPRLLTGISYTFGNVGVISADYERVWYNGMRISDKDGWRDDYKAAAKEIFKGADNVRVGAEFKPLPSLALRAGYAYYGSMLRDDDRVFDGPVGERSYNVSAGIGYRKGIISLDLAYTYMNEKFTSYDLFYYKEPGYEAISQSGYLTPERTRHLVTLSFGVRF
- the proS gene encoding proline--tRNA ligase, producing the protein MAKELKELTRREENYSQWYNDLVVKAGLAENSAVRGCMVIKPYGYAIWEKMQRALDQMFKDTGHENAYFPLFIPKSFFSKEAHHVEGFAKECAVVTHYRLKNDPEGKGVIVDPDAELEEELIVRPTSETIIWNTYKNWIQSYRDLPVLCNQWANVVRWEMRTRLFLRTAEFLWQEGHTAHATREEAMEEARRMIHVYQDFAENWMGVPVIVGHKSENERFAGAEDTLTIEALMQDGKALQSGTSHFLGQNFAKAFDVQFVNREGKLDYVWATSWGVSTRLMGALIMAHSDNNGLVLPPKLAPIQVVMIPIYKGPEELAAIREKLGAIAAELKQRGISVKLDDRDNVRSGFKFAEYELKGVPVRLAMGPRDLAGGTIELVRRDTLAKETVPQEGLADRIEGLMTEIQQNIFDKALKFRESMITRVDTYDEFKRVLDEKGGFVLAHWDGTVETEVAIKEQTKATIRCIPVDAPEEEGACIYSGRPSHRRVLFARSY